From Ancylobacter pratisalsi, one genomic window encodes:
- a CDS encoding phage GP46 family protein has product MAAYFDLALVYDPATRRCDLQLAGDGDLLVDETPATPMLLAFGCDRRARRDDELPSGISELNQPVSFVERRGWAGDALDIRYRQAGSRCWLGERLKETELTRQMFVEWLKEAYAWVLAETGKPAEITVEWVRKEVLAARIVADGREITINRRVGSA; this is encoded by the coding sequence ATGGCAGCTTATTTCGATCTCGCACTCGTCTACGACCCGGCCACCCGGCGCTGTGACCTGCAGCTGGCTGGGGATGGCGACCTGCTGGTCGACGAGACACCGGCGACGCCGATGCTGCTGGCCTTCGGCTGCGATCGCCGCGCCCGGCGGGATGATGAACTGCCGTCCGGCATCTCCGAACTGAATCAGCCGGTGTCCTTCGTCGAGCGGCGCGGCTGGGCCGGCGACGCGCTCGATATCCGTTATCGGCAGGCCGGCAGCCGCTGCTGGCTCGGCGAGCGGCTGAAGGAGACCGAACTCACCCGCCAGATGTTCGTGGAGTGGCTGAAGGAAGCCTACGCCTGGGTGCTGGCAGAGACCGGCAAGCCGGCCGAGATCACGGTCGAGTGGGTGCGCAAGGAAGTGCTTGCCGCCCGCATCGTGGCGGACGGCCGCGAGATCACCATCAACCGCCGCGTCGGGAGCGCGTGA
- a CDS encoding baseplate J/gp47 family protein, with amino-acid sequence MAFPISDPRTLTRRLETLVEAGIREVRPDVDPGALARAVRSPRGMYAIIIRAFVLGLYEVHLHLRWWGQQYFPDTAEAEFLVRHADIWGITRRPATFAIGRAEVTGTPGTLVPAGELLQGSGVTYEVTEAAVVDGEGSAMLSVRAATSGTIGNAAAGIGLSFIAPIAGLTEQVATIDDAGVTGGAEVETDPSLLARLLQRIRQPAHGGADFDYPVWVQNAFAASQVMTIPNMIGRGSVGVVVAMGTRANPRAPTETEIAAIGAYLDTVRPVTAERAVVPAIIVPRNMTLQLTPSTYAVQEAVKSAWRTFFAAEAEIGGTLKFSRLSEAVSSAAGEYAHRFIAPTADIVSAATELSAPGVVTWEPEE; translated from the coding sequence ATGGCGTTCCCGATTTCCGATCCGCGCACGCTGACCCGCCGGCTCGAAACGCTGGTCGAGGCCGGCATCCGCGAGGTGCGTCCGGACGTCGATCCCGGCGCCCTGGCGCGGGCGGTGCGCTCGCCGCGCGGCATGTACGCCATCATCATCCGCGCCTTCGTGCTGGGCCTCTATGAGGTCCACCTGCATCTGCGCTGGTGGGGACAGCAGTATTTCCCCGACACCGCCGAGGCCGAATTCCTTGTCCGTCACGCCGATATCTGGGGCATCACCCGCCGGCCCGCGACCTTCGCGATCGGCCGGGCCGAGGTAACGGGTACGCCGGGCACCCTCGTGCCGGCCGGCGAACTGCTGCAGGGCTCCGGCGTCACCTATGAAGTAACGGAGGCCGCTGTTGTCGATGGCGAGGGCTCGGCCATGCTCTCGGTGCGCGCCGCCACCTCCGGCACGATCGGCAATGCCGCCGCCGGCATCGGGCTCTCCTTCATCGCGCCGATCGCCGGCCTGACCGAACAGGTGGCGACGATCGACGATGCCGGCGTGACCGGCGGCGCCGAGGTCGAAACCGACCCGTCGCTGCTCGCGCGACTGTTGCAGCGCATCCGCCAGCCCGCGCATGGCGGTGCCGATTTCGACTATCCGGTCTGGGTGCAGAACGCCTTCGCGGCCTCGCAGGTGATGACCATCCCCAACATGATCGGCCGAGGCTCGGTCGGCGTGGTTGTGGCGATGGGGACGCGGGCCAATCCGCGTGCCCCGACCGAGACCGAGATCGCGGCGATCGGCGCCTATCTCGATACGGTGCGGCCGGTGACGGCCGAGCGCGCCGTCGTGCCGGCGATCATCGTGCCACGCAACATGACGCTGCAGCTGACGCCCTCGACCTATGCGGTGCAGGAGGCGGTGAAATCCGCCTGGCGCACCTTCTTCGCCGCAGAGGCCGAGATCGGCGGCACCCTCAAATTCTCCCGCCTCTCCGAAGCCGTGTCCTCGGCCGCCGGCGAATATGCGCACCGGTTCATCGCGCCGACCGCCGACATCGTCTCGGCCGCCACCGAGCTGTCCGCGCCCGGTGTCGTGACCTGGGAGCCAGAGGAATGA
- a CDS encoding YmfQ family protein yields MSRSAEDAHKELMSLMPPGWIWPRPGDGSLIGALLAAPATLFAEIEAVAEEMMDEVDPRTASYCLTDFERVLGPDPCGRDVSTLPKSDRQQLAHQRWTARGGQSTPYFIDYAAKRGVTITIDEFTLTRAGRARAGDRVVNHPEQFLWRVNVPLGNWRIARAGRAVAGDRTYQFALSDIECDIRRLKPTHTEVTFNYLPDGSEI; encoded by the coding sequence ATGAGCCGCTCGGCCGAGGATGCACACAAGGAACTGATGTCGCTGATGCCGCCGGGCTGGATCTGGCCGCGGCCGGGCGACGGCAGCCTGATCGGCGCGTTGCTCGCGGCGCCGGCGACGCTGTTTGCCGAGATCGAGGCCGTCGCCGAGGAGATGATGGACGAGGTGGACCCGCGCACGGCGAGTTACTGCCTCACCGATTTCGAGCGCGTCCTGGGCCCCGACCCGTGCGGGCGCGATGTCTCGACGCTGCCGAAGAGCGATCGCCAGCAGCTTGCGCACCAGCGCTGGACCGCGCGCGGTGGCCAGTCGACCCCCTACTTCATCGACTATGCGGCCAAGCGTGGCGTCACGATCACCATCGACGAGTTCACCCTGACACGCGCCGGGCGCGCGCGGGCCGGCGATCGTGTCGTCAACCATCCCGAACAGTTTCTTTGGCGGGTGAACGTGCCGCTCGGCAACTGGCGCATCGCGCGCGCCGGCCGGGCTGTCGCCGGCGACCGGACCTACCAGTTCGCCCTCTCGGACATCGAGTGCGACATCCGCCGGCTGAAGCCCACCCACACCGAAGTGACCTTCAACTACCTGCCCGATGGCAGCGAGATCTGA
- a CDS encoding phage baseplate assembly protein: MRLSELALQLRGLVSRALVKSSLDTGESQTVDVRIRAGHDATEVEVLQPFGFASRPPDNGLVVLLAVGGDQGDMVALPAGSPGNRLGNLDSGEAATHGILGNRFHAKKDGTLHAWSPLRVLGEVGEAECELTKTLFRGRLGKGEGAPRVTVTPDFVKLRIGNDWIVVQDGQIIASKPIIIGADPDPSL, encoded by the coding sequence ATGAGGCTCTCGGAACTCGCCCTCCAGCTGCGCGGCCTGGTCTCGCGGGCGCTGGTGAAATCCTCGCTCGATACGGGCGAGAGCCAGACCGTCGATGTGCGCATCCGCGCGGGCCACGACGCCACCGAGGTCGAGGTGCTGCAGCCCTTCGGCTTCGCCAGCCGGCCGCCGGATAACGGGCTGGTCGTGCTGCTCGCTGTCGGTGGCGACCAGGGCGACATGGTGGCGCTGCCGGCCGGGTCGCCCGGCAACCGCCTGGGCAATCTGGATAGCGGCGAAGCCGCGACCCACGGCATTCTCGGCAACCGATTCCACGCCAAAAAGGACGGCACGCTGCACGCCTGGTCGCCGTTGCGGGTGCTGGGCGAGGTCGGGGAGGCCGAGTGCGAACTGACCAAGACCCTGTTTCGCGGCAGGCTGGGCAAGGGCGAGGGCGCGCCGCGCGTGACCGTGACGCCCGACTTCGTGAAGCTGCGCATCGGCAATGACTGGATCGTGGTGCAGGATGGACAGATCATAGCCTCGAAGCCGATCATCATCGGCGCGGATCCTGACCCCAGCCTGTAG